Proteins encoded in a region of the Methylocystis echinoides genome:
- a CDS encoding Hsp20/alpha crystallin family protein produces MSTDITQATEKTVTDAPETTGGGRIYRPLTDIIETDQGVSMMLEMPGVGPDHVDITLENRVLTIRGRVEPMQPENLQLSYAEYGEGDFERAFMLSEDFDPDRIEAEMHGGVLTVTLPRAAESQPKRIAVKGA; encoded by the coding sequence ATGAGCACCGACATTACGCAAGCCACAGAGAAAACGGTGACGGACGCGCCTGAGACCACTGGAGGCGGCCGCATCTATCGCCCGCTGACCGATATCATCGAGACCGATCAGGGCGTCTCCATGATGCTCGAGATGCCCGGCGTCGGCCCCGACCATGTGGATATCACGCTCGAAAACCGCGTGCTGACGATCCGCGGCAGGGTCGAACCCATGCAGCCCGAGAACCTGCAACTGTCCTATGCCGAATATGGCGAGGGCGATTTCGAGCGGGCCTTCATGCTTTCCGAAGACTTCGACCCTGACAGGATCGAGGCTGAAATGCACGGGGGCGTTCTTACCGTGACCCTCCCTCGAGCCGCTGAGTCGCAACCGAAAAGGATCGCCGTCAAGGGCGCCTGA
- a CDS encoding Hsp20/alpha crystallin family protein yields the protein MLYPTRIRRNDPFALMRSMMRDLESGFRPPTSRAAFPAMNVWQGPDAIAITAELPGIEPGDIEISVNDNVLTLSGERKAPEVPEGARWHRNERAYGKFSRAIRIPFAASDDLVEARMVNGVLKIVIARPEETRPKKIEIKAA from the coding sequence ATGCTCTATCCAACACGAATCCGCCGCAACGATCCCTTCGCGCTCATGCGCTCCATGATGCGCGATCTTGAGAGCGGCTTCAGGCCGCCAACGTCTCGCGCGGCATTCCCGGCGATGAATGTCTGGCAGGGTCCGGATGCCATCGCCATCACCGCCGAACTGCCCGGGATCGAGCCGGGCGATATCGAGATTTCCGTTAATGACAACGTTCTGACGCTTTCCGGCGAACGCAAGGCTCCAGAAGTCCCGGAGGGTGCGCGGTGGCACCGCAACGAGCGCGCCTATGGCAAATTCTCGCGCGCCATTCGCATTCCGTTCGCAGCCTCCGATGACCTGGTCGAGGCAAGGATGGTCAACGGCGTGTTGAAGATTGTCATTGCCCGGCCCGAGGAGACACGGCCAAAGAAGATCGAGATCAAGGCAGCGTGA
- a CDS encoding MarR family winged helix-turn-helix transcriptional regulator, which yields MISSGQALIGTTIHRVAQLIQQRIDDEIRDSGLTRLSWMAAAHVADADGLTIGDLAARLEVGNATASQLVDRMVRGGWVERSPSPDDRRSQIVTITAKSRSTIRDIEPRQLLLEDEILRDLSPEERRVLFVLLERIRARLSR from the coding sequence ATGATCTCATCCGGACAGGCTCTGATCGGCACGACGATCCACCGGGTCGCTCAGCTCATCCAGCAGCGCATCGACGACGAGATCCGCGACAGCGGGCTCACACGCCTGTCCTGGATGGCTGCTGCTCATGTTGCCGACGCGGATGGCCTCACGATCGGCGACCTGGCGGCCCGGCTGGAGGTCGGTAACGCGACGGCCAGCCAACTGGTGGATCGCATGGTGCGTGGCGGCTGGGTCGAGCGATCGCCTTCACCGGACGACCGGCGATCGCAGATCGTCACGATAACGGCGAAGTCGAGATCTACCATACGGGACATCGAGCCGCGGCAGCTGCTGCTGGAAGATGAGATCTTGCGGGATCTGTCGCCCGAAGAGAGACGCGTTCTGTTTGTGCTTCTGGAGCGCATACGTGCGCGGCTGTCACGCTAG
- the ftsH gene encoding ATP-dependent zinc metalloprotease FtsH: protein MEKRTEYNIWYWVAAFVAVILIQNLIASWQSVAPISYSQFEKYLNDGKIASVAVGADTITGSFTEPVDGKRQFVTTVVNPAILERIDRAGVEITGVPQNTLFGTLISWVAPALVFFAIWMFLFRRFADKQGFGGFMQVGRSKAKVYMEKETGVSFADVAGVDEAKAELEEVVAFLKNPAEYGKLGARIPKGILLVGPPGTGKTLLARAVAGEAGVAFFSISGSEFVEMFVGVGAARIRDLFEQARKAAPAIIFIDELDALGRARSAGQIAGGHDEREQTLNQLLTELDGFDPSVGIVLLAATNRPEILDPALLRAGRFDRQVLVDRPDKKGRVQILGVHMKKVKLAPDVDAEKVAALTPGFSGADLANLVNEAALLATRRKADAVTMDDFNNAVERIIAGLEKKNRVLNPREREIVAHHEMGHALVAMALPGVDPVHKVSIIPRGIGALGYTIQRPTEDRFLMTREELENKIAVLLGGRAAEKLVYNHLSTGAADDLVKATDIARAMIARYGMDPDLGNVSYDSERPGFLGTGDQASWLNRRYSEATAERMDQKVREVVDGVFKRTLALLESNRGLLEQSARDLLQRETLDETELKEIGLKVKRTEAVAA, encoded by the coding sequence ATGGAGAAAAGGACCGAATACAACATCTGGTACTGGGTCGCGGCATTTGTGGCTGTGATCCTTATCCAGAACCTGATCGCCAGCTGGCAGTCCGTCGCACCGATCAGTTACAGCCAGTTCGAAAAGTATCTCAATGACGGCAAGATCGCCTCCGTCGCAGTCGGAGCAGATACGATAACCGGCAGCTTCACAGAACCGGTCGATGGCAAGAGGCAGTTCGTCACGACCGTCGTGAACCCCGCCATCCTCGAGCGGATCGACCGGGCCGGCGTCGAGATCACGGGCGTTCCGCAGAACACCCTGTTCGGCACGTTGATCTCGTGGGTGGCGCCGGCGCTCGTGTTCTTCGCCATCTGGATGTTCCTGTTCCGCCGCTTTGCCGACAAGCAGGGTTTCGGCGGGTTCATGCAGGTCGGCCGCAGCAAGGCCAAGGTCTACATGGAGAAGGAGACCGGCGTCAGTTTTGCCGACGTCGCCGGCGTGGACGAGGCCAAGGCCGAACTCGAGGAAGTCGTCGCGTTCTTGAAGAACCCGGCGGAATACGGAAAGCTCGGCGCGCGCATTCCCAAGGGCATCCTGCTGGTCGGGCCGCCGGGGACGGGCAAGACGCTGCTCGCCCGCGCGGTGGCCGGAGAGGCGGGCGTCGCCTTCTTCTCGATTTCCGGCTCGGAATTCGTCGAGATGTTCGTGGGCGTCGGCGCCGCGCGCATCCGCGACCTGTTCGAGCAGGCGCGCAAGGCGGCTCCCGCGATCATCTTCATCGACGAGCTCGATGCCCTCGGTCGCGCGCGCTCGGCAGGCCAGATCGCCGGCGGACATGACGAACGCGAGCAGACGCTCAACCAGCTTCTGACCGAGCTCGACGGCTTCGACCCGTCGGTCGGCATCGTGCTCCTGGCCGCGACCAACCGGCCCGAGATCCTCGACCCTGCGCTTCTCCGCGCGGGCCGGTTCGACCGGCAGGTTCTGGTGGACCGGCCCGACAAGAAGGGCCGCGTGCAGATTCTCGGCGTGCACATGAAGAAGGTGAAGCTCGCCCCGGACGTCGATGCCGAGAAGGTGGCGGCACTGACGCCGGGCTTTTCGGGCGCTGATCTCGCCAATCTGGTCAACGAGGCGGCGCTGCTCGCCACACGCCGCAAGGCCGATGCGGTGACGATGGACGACTTCAACAATGCCGTGGAACGCATTATCGCCGGGTTGGAGAAGAAGAACCGCGTTCTGAACCCGCGCGAACGCGAGATCGTCGCGCATCACGAAATGGGGCACGCGCTGGTGGCGATGGCCCTGCCAGGCGTCGATCCCGTGCACAAGGTCTCGATCATCCCCCGCGGCATTGGCGCGCTTGGCTATACTATCCAGCGGCCGACCGAGGACCGCTTCCTGATGACGCGCGAGGAGCTCGAGAACAAGATCGCGGTGCTGTTGGGCGGACGGGCGGCGGAAAAGCTCGTCTATAACCATCTCTCGACCGGCGCGGCGGACGATCTGGTGAAGGCCACCGACATCGCCCGTGCCATGATCGCGCGCTATGGCATGGATCCCGATCTCGGCAATGTCAGCTACGACAGCGAACGCCCGGGCTTCCTCGGGACCGGCGATCAGGCGTCCTGGCTCAACCGACGCTACAGCGAGGCGACGGCCGAGCGCATGGACCAGAAGGTGCGCGAGGTCGTGGATGGCGTCTTCAAGCGCACGCTGGCGCTTCTTGAAAGCAACCGAGGTCTTCTCGAGCAGTCTGCACGCGATCTCTTGCAACGAGAAACGCTGGATGAGACCGAACTGAAGGAAATCGGCCTCAAGGTGAAAAGAACGGAAGCGGTTGCGGCATGA
- a CDS encoding ATP-dependent Clp protease ATP-binding subunit — translation MANGKCDMCGRPATARVRASVNGRVQDMELCDQHYREMVRRSGRSASPLESLFGRHSLLDEFFGDSGFGSLFGDSPLAGSALGSAGGHDAVDATFDDAAPRRGVRRGGGGRTIADRLSEQGNKLLQEAAQKAGEFGRSEVDTEHLLLALTASEVVKTILEQFKVDVDDLRRQIETEAKRGDAKPQGEIGVSPRLKDALNRAFIASNELGHSYVGPEHLVIGLAEEGEGLAASILRKYGLTPQALRQQVTKVVGKGAEEGRVEAPSSTPDLDQYSRDLTKLAREGKLDPVIGRAREIETTIEVLARRKKNNPVLIGEPGVGKTAIVEGLAQRIVAGEVPEALRDKRLVELNINSMVAGSKYRGEFEERVQKILKEITEEKDSLILFIDEIHTIVGAGQGGGEGGLDIANTFKPALARGELNLIGATTLNEYQKYIEKDAALERRFQPVYVDEPTVAQTIMILRGLRDTLEAHHKVTITDEAIVAAAELSDRYITGRFMPDKAIDLIDQAAARVKISATARPVDVQELDAEVQQIKREQDYAAARKQFDRAAELKRELETKQKELNELLEVWKRDQASATAEVRVDHVAQIVSKITGVPVTELTTEEKDKLLKLEEKLHERVIGQEEAIRAVADAVRLARAGLREGRGPTATFLFLGPTGVGKTELAKTLAEVIFGDQDAMIRIDMSEYGERHSVARLVGAPPGYVGYDEGGQLTEKVRRRPYSVVLLDEIEKAHPDVYNILLQVFDDGRLTDGKGRVVDFTNTIIIATSNLGSDIIQRNLKKRGTQEFDEVKQKAELMEVLRGHFRPEFINRIDEIIVFHSLNHAEIRQIVELQLNRVKRTALTQGVELEFDVSVVDHFGAVGFRPEFGARELRRLIRSQLETELAREILSGRIADGDKVRVAWSADEQKVVFEKLERAKAADASSEDADESKGAPGQKGKRKSANREHKPSADESDKKSLKSSSGEQKPSA, via the coding sequence ATGGCAAACGGTAAGTGCGACATGTGCGGCCGCCCGGCGACGGCCCGCGTCCGGGCCTCGGTCAACGGCCGCGTGCAGGACATGGAACTGTGCGATCAGCATTATCGCGAGATGGTGCGCCGGTCTGGCCGCAGCGCGTCGCCGCTCGAATCGCTCTTTGGAAGGCACTCGCTGCTCGACGAGTTCTTCGGCGACAGCGGATTCGGAAGCCTCTTCGGCGACAGCCCGTTGGCGGGAAGCGCGCTCGGGTCTGCGGGCGGCCACGATGCCGTTGACGCAACCTTCGACGATGCCGCCCCCCGGCGCGGCGTCCGTCGCGGCGGGGGCGGACGGACAATCGCCGACAGGCTGAGCGAGCAGGGCAACAAGCTTTTGCAGGAAGCGGCGCAAAAGGCCGGAGAGTTCGGGCGTAGCGAAGTCGATACCGAACATCTGCTTCTGGCCCTAACTGCTTCCGAGGTCGTCAAGACCATCCTCGAGCAATTCAAGGTCGATGTGGACGATCTGCGTCGACAGATCGAGACAGAGGCAAAGCGCGGCGATGCCAAGCCGCAAGGCGAGATCGGCGTCAGTCCGCGCCTCAAGGACGCGCTGAACCGGGCCTTTATCGCCTCGAACGAGTTGGGCCACTCCTATGTTGGCCCTGAGCACTTGGTGATCGGCCTCGCCGAAGAGGGTGAGGGTCTCGCCGCGTCGATCCTCCGCAAATACGGATTGACACCGCAGGCGCTGCGCCAGCAGGTGACGAAGGTCGTCGGCAAGGGCGCCGAGGAAGGCCGCGTGGAGGCCCCCTCCAGCACGCCCGATCTCGACCAATACAGTCGTGACCTGACCAAACTCGCCCGCGAGGGCAAGCTCGACCCCGTCATCGGCCGCGCTCGAGAGATCGAGACGACGATCGAAGTGCTGGCCCGGCGCAAGAAGAACAATCCCGTCCTGATCGGCGAGCCCGGCGTGGGCAAGACCGCAATCGTCGAGGGGCTGGCGCAGCGGATCGTCGCTGGCGAGGTGCCCGAGGCGTTGCGCGACAAGCGGTTGGTAGAGCTCAACATCAACTCTATGGTCGCCGGGTCGAAATATCGCGGCGAGTTCGAGGAACGAGTCCAGAAGATCCTCAAGGAGATCACCGAGGAGAAGGACAGCCTGATCCTGTTCATCGACGAGATTCACACGATTGTGGGCGCGGGCCAGGGCGGCGGTGAAGGCGGGCTCGACATCGCCAACACCTTCAAGCCGGCGCTGGCGCGAGGCGAGTTGAACCTGATCGGTGCCACGACTCTCAACGAGTATCAAAAATATATCGAAAAGGACGCCGCGCTCGAACGCCGCTTCCAACCGGTCTACGTTGACGAACCGACGGTCGCGCAGACGATCATGATCCTGCGCGGTCTGCGTGATACGCTGGAGGCCCATCACAAGGTTACGATCACAGACGAAGCTATCGTCGCGGCGGCAGAGCTTTCGGACAGGTATATCACCGGCCGCTTCATGCCCGACAAGGCGATCGATCTCATCGATCAGGCCGCCGCGCGCGTGAAGATCAGCGCCACCGCGCGCCCGGTTGACGTGCAGGAGCTCGATGCCGAGGTCCAACAGATCAAGCGCGAGCAGGATTACGCCGCGGCCCGCAAGCAGTTCGACCGGGCGGCGGAACTCAAGAGAGAGCTGGAAACCAAGCAGAAGGAACTGAACGAGCTACTGGAAGTCTGGAAACGCGACCAGGCATCGGCCACGGCCGAAGTGCGCGTCGACCATGTCGCCCAGATCGTCTCGAAGATCACTGGTGTTCCGGTCACGGAGCTGACCACCGAGGAGAAGGACAAGCTCCTCAAGCTCGAGGAGAAGTTGCACGAGCGCGTGATTGGCCAGGAAGAAGCGATCCGAGCCGTGGCCGACGCGGTGCGCCTGGCGCGTGCGGGTTTGCGCGAAGGACGCGGCCCGACCGCGACCTTCCTGTTCCTCGGCCCGACAGGCGTTGGTAAGACGGAACTGGCCAAGACGCTCGCCGAGGTTATCTTCGGCGATCAAGACGCGATGATCCGTATAGACATGTCGGAATATGGCGAGCGGCACTCCGTTGCCCGGCTTGTCGGGGCGCCTCCGGGTTATGTCGGCTATGACGAGGGCGGCCAGCTGACCGAGAAGGTCCGCCGCCGCCCCTATTCGGTCGTGCTCCTCGACGAAATCGAGAAGGCGCATCCGGATGTCTACAACATCCTGCTTCAGGTGTTCGACGACGGCCGCCTGACAGATGGCAAGGGCCGCGTGGTGGACTTCACCAACACCATTATCATCGCCACCTCGAACCTCGGTTCCGACATCATCCAGCGCAACCTCAAAAAGCGCGGGACGCAGGAGTTCGACGAGGTGAAGCAGAAGGCCGAACTTATGGAGGTGCTGCGCGGACATTTCCGGCCCGAGTTCATCAACCGGATCGACGAGATCATCGTGTTCCATTCGCTGAATCATGCCGAGATCCGCCAGATCGTTGAGTTGCAGCTGAACCGGGTGAAACGCACGGCCCTGACCCAAGGCGTCGAACTCGAATTCGACGTGAGTGTCGTGGATCACTTCGGCGCGGTCGGCTTCCGCCCCGAATTCGGCGCTCGCGAGTTGCGGCGACTGATCCGCTCGCAACTCGAGACCGAGCTCGCTCGCGAGATCCTCTCGGGACGTATCGCGGACGGCGACAAGGTACGCGTTGCCTGGTCGGCGGACGAGCAGAAGGTGGTCTTCGAGAAGCTCGAAAGGGCTAAGGCTGCCGATGCGTCGAGCGAGGACGCCGACGAGTCGAAAGGCGCCCCAGGCCAAAAGGGCAAGCGAAAGTCGGCGAACAGAGAACACAAGCCAAGTGCAGATGAGTCCGACAAGAAGTCACTGAAGAGCTCGTCTGGCGAACAAAAGCCGTCCGCCTGA
- a CDS encoding RNA polymerase sigma factor, with the protein MIAEEVRQLESHLKRFRPELVRLEISVSQTEGKTRIHASLRLQLPSGVIAAQEDGFEIEPVLRKAFADLRRRVDRKVALLKGEPQWKRRARRARIKALLPPARDRAEAKRRTLYFGLIEDHLDAVYDTVRRELTYLEASGAVREGRLDVGDLVDATILKGLERFEQRPTEFSVGPWLTRLAFESIDAAAREASHALPDSAASLDLEPEAPAQDPTEADQEMFEFYQPDEALRLEDVVADGSAANPEAEAARREEALALHRAVAALPALWRRVLLRLDLENDTAEHVSQILGIPEDDVRRIAQSARAQLREKMQASGYPADTAGTFRESSRIPQPLLDRDRIERGLLGDVKGEAS; encoded by the coding sequence GTGATCGCCGAGGAGGTCCGGCAGCTTGAAAGTCATCTGAAGCGCTTCCGACCCGAGCTGGTCCGTTTGGAGATCTCCGTGTCGCAGACGGAGGGCAAGACCCGCATCCACGCCAGCCTGCGTCTCCAACTGCCCTCGGGCGTGATCGCAGCGCAGGAGGACGGATTCGAGATCGAACCTGTCCTGCGCAAGGCGTTCGCCGATCTGCGCAGACGTGTCGATCGGAAGGTGGCGCTGCTCAAGGGCGAACCGCAATGGAAGCGCCGGGCACGGCGCGCCCGGATCAAGGCGCTGCTGCCGCCCGCACGGGACAGAGCCGAGGCCAAACGTCGCACGCTCTATTTCGGCCTGATCGAGGATCATCTCGATGCGGTCTACGACACCGTGAGGCGCGAACTGACTTACCTGGAGGCCAGCGGGGCGGTCCGCGAAGGCCGTCTCGATGTCGGCGATCTGGTCGATGCGACGATCCTGAAAGGTCTCGAGCGGTTCGAGCAGCGGCCGACAGAGTTCTCGGTCGGCCCCTGGCTGACGCGGCTGGCCTTCGAGAGCATCGACGCTGCGGCACGGGAGGCCAGCCATGCGCTGCCCGACAGCGCCGCCTCTCTCGACTTGGAGCCCGAGGCCCCGGCGCAGGATCCGACCGAGGCCGACCAGGAGATGTTCGAGTTCTATCAGCCCGACGAAGCCCTGCGTCTGGAAGACGTCGTGGCCGACGGCTCCGCCGCCAATCCCGAGGCCGAAGCGGCGCGGCGCGAGGAGGCACTGGCGCTGCACCGGGCCGTCGCGGCGCTCCCGGCGCTGTGGCGCAGGGTGCTGCTGCGGCTCGATCTGGAGAACGACACGGCGGAGCACGTCTCCCAAATCCTCGGCATTCCGGAAGATGACGTCCGACGGATCGCCCAATCCGCGCGGGCGCAGCTTCGCGAGAAGATGCAGGCGTCCGGATACCCGGCTGACACCGCCGGGACGTTCAGGGAATCGTCGCGCATCCCGCAGCCACTTCTGGATCGGGATCGGATCGAGAGGGGTCTCCTGGGCGACGTGAAGGGAGAAGCGTCATGA
- a CDS encoding HdeD family acid-resistance protein, whose amino-acid sequence MNTEAEQSVRGSEDLLCSLSKNWWAFVLRGILAFLIAALAFIMPAESLLALTLVFGAFSFADGVFGLIAAVRHLRKGERWGWLMFSGILGIATGVVVVVSPFVATLVLATFLWASIAFWSALSGIFEIVAAIRLRKEIKGEIWLILSGLVSVALSVAVIWLFLTRPVETFLALGWLLGFYAAFFGVMMVLLGLRLRKARRSDGSISSDIMNKPSEA is encoded by the coding sequence ATGAACACTGAGGCGGAACAAAGTGTGCGGGGCAGTGAGGATCTGCTTTGCAGCCTCTCCAAGAACTGGTGGGCATTTGTCCTCCGAGGCATTCTCGCGTTCCTGATTGCAGCGCTGGCATTCATCATGCCGGCAGAGTCGCTCCTCGCCTTGACCCTCGTCTTCGGGGCGTTCTCTTTTGCCGACGGTGTGTTCGGGCTAATTGCCGCCGTACGGCACCTCCGCAAGGGCGAACGTTGGGGCTGGCTGATGTTCAGCGGCATCCTTGGAATTGCGACCGGTGTCGTTGTGGTGGTCTCGCCCTTCGTCGCTACATTGGTGCTGGCCACTTTCCTCTGGGCGAGCATCGCTTTCTGGTCAGCGTTATCCGGCATCTTTGAAATCGTCGCGGCGATCCGACTGCGCAAGGAAATCAAAGGCGAGATCTGGCTTATTCTAAGCGGTCTTGTCTCGGTTGCCCTGAGCGTCGCCGTAATCTGGCTGTTTCTCACCCGCCCGGTCGAGACCTTTCTTGCGCTCGGTTGGCTCCTCGGTTTCTACGCTGCCTTCTTCGGCGTGATGATGGTGTTGCTCGGCCTCCGGCTTCGCAAGGCTCGTAGATCCGACGGCTCCATCTCCAGTGACATTATGAACAAACCCAGTGAAGCGTGA
- a CDS encoding NADH dehydrogenase ubiquinone Fe-S protein 4: MPTAIIYRPARSVMTSAPRPNYWVLEFEPSRPLWIEPLMGYTSSDDPYRSIRLKFPDRQSAIDFAEHNDWRYIVREDNSERGPANRWQGSESHRLYKGADAPGAFRILRGSYSGGTDHRLQRAVNREGSVELSAQDSNGADPVLEASLESFPASDPPAWTGVTVAAKKP, translated from the coding sequence GTGCCGACGGCCATCATCTACCGGCCGGCGCGCTCGGTGATGACCTCCGCGCCCCGGCCGAATTACTGGGTGCTCGAGTTTGAGCCATCGCGACCGCTCTGGATCGAGCCGCTCATGGGCTATACCTCAAGCGACGATCCCTATCGTTCGATACGGCTCAAGTTCCCTGATCGGCAAAGCGCCATCGATTTTGCTGAACATAACGACTGGCGCTATATCGTGCGCGAGGACAATTCTGAGCGTGGTCCTGCCAACCGTTGGCAAGGAAGCGAGAGCCATCGGCTCTACAAGGGCGCGGATGCGCCGGGCGCTTTTCGAATTCTGCGCGGAAGCTACTCGGGAGGCACAGATCATCGCCTTCAGCGCGCGGTGAACCGTGAGGGCTCCGTCGAGCTGTCCGCTCAGGATAGTAACGGCGCGGATCCGGTTCTCGAAGCGAGCCTCGAGTCCTTCCCGGCGTCCGATCCGCCGGCATGGACGGGTGTGACGGTGGCGGCGAAGAAACCATGA
- a CDS encoding rhomboid family intramembrane serine protease produces MFPYLDTVARRYPPVIVWALVGVNVLAFLYQISLPQRLLDRFLFEFALVPSRFFGQLSLVAPSDWTPFLTNMFLHGGWLHLILNMWTLWIFGPAVEDRLGAGRFILFYLFCGVAAGVAHALANPDSVVPALGASGAIAGVIGCYARMFPAARLVMIVPILFIPLFFEVRAFVFALIWFLMQLIPGFMSLGDQASGGIAWWAHIGGFVAGWLITPLLRRPSATYRHYYRDEGIYGFLPDGRRRGGQSPWT; encoded by the coding sequence TTGTTTCCCTATCTCGACACCGTCGCGCGGAGATATCCTCCCGTCATCGTCTGGGCACTCGTAGGGGTGAACGTCCTCGCGTTCCTCTACCAGATCAGCCTGCCCCAGCGCCTGCTGGATCGGTTCCTGTTCGAGTTCGCGCTGGTGCCATCGCGCTTCTTCGGGCAGCTCAGTCTTGTCGCCCCCTCTGATTGGACTCCCTTCCTGACGAATATGTTCCTGCACGGGGGGTGGCTGCACCTCATCCTCAACATGTGGACACTCTGGATTTTCGGTCCCGCGGTCGAGGACCGTCTCGGTGCTGGGCGGTTCATCCTGTTCTATCTGTTCTGCGGCGTGGCTGCGGGGGTGGCCCATGCGCTCGCGAACCCTGACTCGGTCGTGCCTGCGCTCGGTGCATCCGGCGCGATTGCAGGTGTGATCGGGTGTTACGCGCGGATGTTTCCGGCGGCCCGGCTGGTTATGATCGTGCCCATACTGTTCATACCGTTGTTCTTCGAAGTCCGGGCATTTGTATTCGCCTTGATCTGGTTCCTCATGCAGCTCATCCCGGGATTTATGTCTTTGGGTGACCAGGCGTCGGGCGGGATCGCCTGGTGGGCGCATATCGGCGGCTTCGTCGCCGGCTGGCTCATCACGCCGCTGTTGCGAAGGCCTAGCGCAACCTATCGCCATTACTATCGAGACGAAGGCATCTACGGGTTCTTGCCGGATGGACGCCGGAGAGGAGGACAAAGTCCATGGACATAA
- a CDS encoding SDH family Clp fold serine proteinase, producing MDIMQLFWLFFIISALQPVLQRRYLEAMRTRKIAQIEKKRGSRVILLIHRQETMNLLGFPLMRYIDVNDSEEVLRAIQMTDDDVPLDIVLHTPGGLVLAAAQIARAIQGHKGKVTVFVPHYAMSGGTLIALAADEIVMCRHSVLGPIDPQLGGMPAASIIKVAEEKPIAEVDDQTLVMADVGRKAIAQVQTMAMQFLAENTDQERARSLAAKLATGTWTHDYPIFADEARNMGLSVSTDMPDEILELMTLYPQPVRRQGGGVEYLPEPRQREARKQ from the coding sequence ATGGACATAATGCAGCTGTTTTGGCTGTTCTTCATCATTTCCGCGCTGCAGCCCGTTCTGCAGCGCAGGTATCTCGAAGCAATGCGCACGCGGAAGATCGCGCAGATCGAGAAGAAGCGCGGCAGCCGCGTCATCCTTCTGATCCATCGCCAGGAGACCATGAACCTGCTGGGCTTTCCCCTCATGCGCTACATCGACGTCAACGATTCGGAGGAGGTCCTGCGCGCCATCCAGATGACCGACGACGACGTTCCTCTCGACATCGTGCTGCACACACCGGGCGGCCTGGTGCTGGCCGCGGCCCAGATCGCCCGCGCGATCCAGGGGCACAAGGGCAAGGTGACGGTCTTCGTGCCGCATTACGCGATGTCAGGCGGTACCCTGATCGCCCTTGCGGCCGACGAGATCGTGATGTGTCGCCATTCTGTGCTCGGCCCGATCGACCCGCAGCTCGGCGGCATGCCGGCGGCGTCGATCATCAAGGTTGCCGAGGAGAAGCCGATCGCCGAGGTGGACGACCAGACGCTGGTCATGGCCGATGTCGGACGCAAGGCGATCGCCCAGGTCCAGACCATGGCCATGCAGTTCCTTGCCGAAAACACGGACCAGGAACGCGCCCGGTCGTTGGCCGCAAAGCTGGCGACGGGAACCTGGACTCACGACTACCCCATCTTCGCCGACGAGGCGCGGAACATGGGACTCTCGGTGAGCACCGATATGCCCGACGAAATCCTGGAGCTCATGACGCTCTATCCGCAGCCCGTGCGGCGTCAGGGTGGCGGCGTGGAATACCTTCCCGAGCCGCGGCAGAGGGAAGCACGCAAACAATAG
- the trxC gene encoding thioredoxin TrxC, with the protein MPTIVCPECSTTNRVPEDRLADDPKCGRCGARLFQGKPVILTASNFDRHASAELPLLVDFWAEWCGPCKMMAPQFEAAARSLEPHVRLGKLDTEAEQQIAGRYGIRSIPTMILFTAGREVGRISGAMTASQITAWVRSQSRD; encoded by the coding sequence ATGCCCACCATCGTGTGCCCGGAATGCAGCACGACCAACCGCGTTCCCGAAGATCGCCTGGCCGACGATCCCAAGTGCGGCCGTTGTGGGGCTCGGCTCTTCCAGGGGAAGCCGGTCATTCTCACTGCGTCCAATTTTGACCGCCACGCCAGCGCCGAGCTGCCATTGCTCGTCGATTTCTGGGCGGAATGGTGCGGGCCATGCAAGATGATGGCGCCCCAGTTCGAAGCCGCCGCACGTTCACTGGAGCCTCATGTCCGCCTCGGCAAGCTCGATACGGAGGCGGAACAACAGATTGCGGGCCGGTACGGGATCCGCAGCATCCCCACCATGATCCTGTTCACGGCAGGCCGGGAAGTTGGCAGAATCAGCGGCGCCATGACGGCTTCGCAAATAACGGCCTGGGTGCGCTCGCAGTCACGAGACTGA